Within Aspergillus oryzae RIB40 DNA, chromosome 2, the genomic segment TTCCTGACGATGAATCCGTGCTAGAGCCGAAATCTCTCGAGCGGATGCGAGGCTCATCGCGTTGGCAGATTCGTCCATCTTCCGTCGTTGCTCCTCAGACCCCAGAAAGAACGATTGCACTCCGAAACCATCCCGCGCAAGGCCAATAATGAGTACATGATACCGCATCCTAGATCCATGAGTCCACCTTGTCAGTAAACGGTCGGTTCCGTGGTGACAGACGGGCGACGAACCTTAGCAAGAGGACATGTGGCGGTGGTCTCCTAAACGCCCGGAAGTAGTCCGGTAGGGCACGCTCCCACTGGCGAAGCTTGTTGTAGAACACTTGTTTTTCGCGATATTGATCCGTCCCGGTAGTAGTCTCATGGTAGAGGTGATGCGAGATATCACGGGCAAGAAACGAAAGCTTGCAGGCTTCTTCGAAATATTGACTCAGCCATGACTGTCGCGGCCTTTTGTCGGATACGGAACCCAGAGATCCCCGGCACCAGACTCGTTCGGATCGATCCGGTCGAGACTGACGCTCGTGACCCGGCTCGGCTTCAAAAAGTTGGTATGAACCACCCTGTGGTCGCGGCGACATCAGTGTCACGGATTAAAAAGGCTGGGAAACACCGACAAACATGAACGGGGAGGGACCTACGTGTCGACCTGGAATACTCCCCACGCCGTTCGCTTTACGGATGTGATCATTTCGTCGGACAGCTGTAATTTGCTGAGATCGAGCGGCTCCCGGTTGATGATGCCGAGTGCCTCCGCCATCTCGATTGCAATGTTGAGCATCGTATAGCCGAGATCGTCCTCTCCCGACATGGCGTATCTGGTGCCCATACAATGGACGGTCACGTTTACCCTCCGGATGCTTCTCGCAAGGGGAATGGCCACCTACCTTTCGTATAAGACTAATGCCCCTTGCAATGAGGCCAGCCGGACccctccccccttctctAGTTGATGGCTTGGGAGATATCGTTCCGCCTCGGCCAGGAAATTGCGTCCTTTGCTGGCGACGTCTCCTGGTACCACATACGCTTCGGAGTACTGCGAATAATACTGTCCCATGCCGTGACGTTAGTCTCACCCGGCATGTAATAGGGGGAGCAGAAGAGTCCCTACGCATGCGTTTGCGAGAACAGCATTGACGAGAAACGGGCTACAAAGGTCGGAATCCACGTTCCCGAGTGTCATATGGCGAATGAACGCTTTTTGGTCAACAAAAGCATAGAAGGGATAGTCCCAAGTGAAATACAAAGACACTAAATGGGACACCAGGTTGTCATCGTTCGTCACCGTAGTCCACGGTTTCGCTGGGACACGGAAGGGTGTAACATCACACAAATAATTAAGATCCATAACCGTGGGCCGAGACGGTGGCGCTCCACTGGACACATCCACCTTCTCCCAAAGACGTTCAAGACTTCTGATGGTTTCGCCATCGTGATCGGAGACTCGGACTTCACTCAAGGTCTTGTCAATGTAAGACCGAAGTTCTTCTACGGACGAATCCGCCCGTAGCAAATCGAATAGGCCTCGGGCGTGCGACTCGCCCACTGATCGCATTACTTTCAGTAAATCATGGAGCAGGTCCCGATGGTAACTCTGTTGCTCCATTTGGCGTGTCGTTCCCAGTCACAAAAGGTGCTTCGCCAAATACTCAGACACAAAGGAGTCCTGACTAGATAGATGCTTTGGTCGACCACTACTTCATTGGATCTCCGTGTCAGTATCTCGCGCCTTCTGTAAGTCTTGGCACTCGGATGCCTGCATAGTCTCTGATCTAGCTGTATGCCCGCACTTCTCGTACGATGAGCGATCGATGGGACGTGTCGCCTGTGGAGGGTTCGGACTTACCGGGGATGTCCCTAGGGCAGGATTGCCCACAAGTCAATGGCGAATGTGATACTGTACTAAATTACCCCGGTCGTACATCAGGCAGGAAAAGCCAAAAGGGGAAGgcgagagaagagaaggagaagaaaaagaggacgGAGGAACATCATCGTCTCGTTCTCTTAGGGCTGTGCGGTGCCTGGGATGATGAATAATGACGTCACTGTGTCCTGCAGCGCAAACCCTCATTCGAACAAATCTTGGCTTTACCCTCAGGAGCACTCAAGCCAGGGCTGATTAGTCAGTCTGGGCCCTTGCCATCGTCTCTGGAGCCAAGCATAACAGGCTATGAGCTCCGAACCGACAATTGCTGTGAACAGCATGAGCATACGATGTTGCGGTTTGTTGCCCGAGGGAGGCTTACACCGCAGAGTTCACAGGCTGCAGCATGCAGCCCAGAGACATGACGCTAAATTTAGAATGAACCCGTAGTGCTCGGTCTCTTTGGGAATATGGTCGTTGCATCGAACAACAGTCACCGCGCTACTGCAGCTAGACTGCCGGATGTCACGGCCTGGACCTCGTATTGGGGTTCAGTCTGGTCTGAATGCAAGACGAGAAGGTGTGGGTGATGCTGAGATAATTGTGACCAAGCTTCTATGCTGAAGAACCTGATGTATCCCCATTGCCAAGACCCGGCATTCGCCGCGGTCGCGCCAATGGTTCGGGCGACCCAAAGACAATTGTCTCGcgccccttttcttctattcgTTCGGTCTCAGCAGGAGAGGGTCTAGCTGGCTGACTTGCATCCCGCAAAATTTAGCCCACCTGCTCGAGCCACTCGCTCTCGACTTCTAGATTTTGTCGCCCAAGGCTCAATGCTACCATGGATGTCTATAAAAGGCGCCCTGATCGCTCGGGGTTCCTAATCGATTATCACCGTTGCCTCAGCCTGCCCAACATTTCACCCATCTCAGTCTACCACACCCACTAAATCATGTTCTCAACCATCTTGACCAGCGTGTTGGCGCTCGCCTCCTCGGTGACCGCTCGGTCTGTCGAGACGCGATCCCTCACTCCTCGCTCCATCACCCCTCCCGAAGGTTGTCCCATCCCGACATGGACGGTCGACAACTTCCGCTGGTTCAATGGCTCTCATAGCTTGGACTGCATCCACAGCGAGGTCGACAAGAACACGAAAGGCTGTCTCTGTGGCCGGGACTGGTGCGAGCCCAACCCGGACACGTGCAATGGCACCATGGTCAACGTTTGCTACACGGGCATGCCCAACTACCAACCCTGGGGCTACGGCCCTCCCCAGACACTGGCGATCGATTTCGAGGATGGCCTGCACTGCGGTGATACTTACATCGGCTATCGGATTCACGACATTGCACATGGCGAGTCCAACTGCGGATATGCAGACCGCGGTCTGGGCCGGATTGTCTCGTTCTACGGCAGCTCTAACGAGGCGACCTCGACCGGTCATATGGACTACGTGCTTGGGAGTGGTCATGCGCTGGAGTGCGCCAATGGTAGCAAGATTACCTACTCCGGTAGTACCGATTTCACCTTGAACTGCGTGCATGACGAATTCTTCAATGCGACCTGCACTGCTGAGCCCTTTGAGGTTCCCGTGCTCAGTTACTCCTGGGTCAACTAAAATCTCGCGGGGACCTTCCCTTGCTGTCCTGGCCCCCTTTGATCGCACGATGGAGACCCTTCCTTGGCAATTGCGATAGGCTCAAACTCGTCACACTGGATGTCGGAGACCTTCCGCTGTGATGTTACATCCCGGGGCGTGGCTGCCCGGTGACTCCACCTTTTTCCCTTACGAGAAATGGTTCCACGATGAAACCACGAGCGATGTAAATAGAACTGCATTAGAAATACATATTTGGCAATGGAGACGATCCTGAAGAGACCCACCCACCCTGACAGCGTATCAAAGGGTTTTTCTATGTAAGTCTAACTCGGATGGGAGCGGGGATCCCGATCTTTCTGTCTGCTGCTAGTGATTTGTGACCGTCGGTAGATTTTGGTTGTGGATATGTAATTCCTTTGCTGCGCATACCTTCTGCCAGGTCCTTGAGCTGGCAGCCCCGAGTACCTCATAtaagatgatgatgggtaCCGATTGAGCTAAGGAGGACTGGAAGAGCTATGGGTTGGGGGGGTTTCTGGGTCGGGTCCAACCCGCTGACCCGTTCGCTTAATTGAAGCGAAACCTTAAATTTCTAATTGTATTCAGATATATAACCCTACCTCCCGTTGCATCTACTACATAGCGTTTCTATATATTGTACCAAGTTGCAGCCATCTTACTCATGACGATTGTCAAGAGTCAGCGCGCTCATACCGagcatcatcaccactgACAAAGACTTTTGTTTTACGTGGTCGGCCGGGAGCTGTCGGATGGCCCAGAATGACATTGCCACGAAGCCATGATCCTTGAGCGCAAAACAGGATATCTTTACCATAGTTAATACCTCGATTAGCTATAGGAGTCTCTATAAAATTCTCCTTATAGGGAACTGGATTGGTACCCCAGATCAActtaaataatatataccTTTGACTGGCTCTGTAGACTAATAATATATCAATTACTGATAATAATAGTCTAGTGTATATTACAGAAGTAGACCCTAGTCTCAGAAATATAAGGGTGATACTAATTCTCTATGAATTGGTCTAATGATAGGCCCAAGCCAATAATTATCTCAGATAGATGGTTATGTGTCTGGAAGGGTTTGTACTGTAGATACTTTTTGATATAGTACATTATATTATTGTGTCTCCTCTATAAAGTTCAAAATAATTATATACTGCTATAGATATAAAAGTAAGATACTCCTCATAACTATAGCTGGTagacaaaataaaaacagaGAAAATATAAGCTATAAGTAATCTG encodes:
- a CDS encoding uncharacterized protein (predicted protein), encoding MSGEDDLGYTMLNIAIEMAEALGIINREPLDLSKLQLSDEMITSVKRTAWGVFQVDTVVHTNFLKPSRVTSVSLDRIDPNESGAGDLWVPYPTKGRDSHG
- a CDS encoding uncharacterized protein (predicted protein), with the translated sequence MFSTILTSVLALASSVTARSVETRSLTPRSITPPEGCPIPTWTVDNFRWFNGSHSLDCIHSEVDKNTKGCLCGRDWCEPNPDTCNGTMVNVCYTGMPNYQPWGYGPPQTLAIDFEDGLHCGDTYIGYRIHDIAHGESNCGYADRGLGRIVSFYGSSNEATSTGHMDYVLGSGHALECANGSKITYSGSTDFTLNCVHDEFFNATCTAEPFEVPVLSYSWVN